The following coding sequences lie in one Gadus morhua chromosome 20, gadMor3.0, whole genome shotgun sequence genomic window:
- the parp9 gene encoding protein mono-ADP-ribosyltransferase PARP9 isoform X1: MTYDSQKCVYNECKRLENNFNQAVDHRTPHSSIFFNMTNQLKMPLDGNGINILRQCGPAIKEVLKYKYDCSIDVLGMDSAMGQDFAQSRNQPVATEKRFSFLLNGREVSVWKADLTSFDTEAIVNAANENLQHYGGLALALCEAGGPDIQSDSDKYIKRNGALKTGDAVIGNPGCLPCQKIIHAVGPRLSPGPNSYEVQQAEPDLRKTVNTILARAEENKFKSVAIPALSSGLFNFPVDKCADIIVDTVRKNIENRNRVYPRNIALVNNDERTVKEMERACRQAFGRTNAPVSQAVRSKTNTSGAKTSQTSLTVHIGNVHLTLRQGNIQEQVNDVIVNTTGDNLCLSNGEVSKAILKKAGSKMQQEIDIKYKIAKKSLPLVLKTNSYGLGCKEVYHTLVPVKGGDWAGKILYNAIQECLKMANAEKHKSIAFPAIGTGHLGFTKQEVAHIMTKAVEDSAKKMQTKMEVYFVIYPPENDTFMAFEAKIRGLQGQSSPGSDTGLSRGFDEQNTSAEPEVRMSSASMEANEEARSWLEELLRCSGTATVNNNFIQYLGVEELHQLNSGASPATWIEEFFEMGCAKIKVQAESPKDVIVHVLKAETMLCDVQKEFARGVKAHMPMPPTRGSMSDAASIDQGDRVHQFKEQGLSIQRILPVVNAALMEVFELKKKQLGSSSPPRRMYHRIPAQFCSRLQDIGFQREYAPPSAPKYGEGIYFSGSVRGAVDLWREQSHQDVYQYYVEAKVLTGKSTPGKRDLIMPPPVGDDPLVRFDSLSGGTDISVIFNGHQALPECIIICKSYDVV; encoded by the exons ATGACGTATGATTCTCAGAAATGTGTTTATAATGAATGCAAACGATTAGAAAACAACTTTAATCAGGCGGTAGACCAC CGCACACCTCATTCAAGTATTTTCTTTAATATGACAAACCAACTGAAAATGCCTCTTGATGGGAATGGGATCAACATTCTGAGACAATGCGGTCCTGCCATAAAAGAAGTcctaaaatacaaatatgactGCAGCATAGATGTCCTTGGTATGGACTCTGCTATGGGCCAAGACTTTGCACAGTCCAGAAATCAACCTGTGGCTACAGAGAAAAGATTTTCCTTCCTGCTCAATGGGAGAGAGGTGTCTGTGTGGAAGGCTGACCTCACCAGTTTCGACACAGAGGCTATCGTCAATGCTGCCAATGAGAATCTGCAACATTATGGTGGTCTTGCTCTGGCACTCTGTGAGGCGGGCGGCCCTGACATACAGAGTGACAGTGACAAATATATAAAGAGGAATGGTGCTTTGAAAACAGGAGATGCAGTTATAGGTAATCCAGGGTGTCTCCCATGCCAGAAGATAATTCATGCTGTCGGCCCACGTCTATCACCTGGTCCTAATAGCTATGAAGTTCAACAGGCTGAACCGGATTTGAGGAAAACAGTAAATACCATCCTTGCTAGGGCCGAAGAGAACAAGTTCAAGTCTGTGGCCATTCCTGCTTTGAGTTCTGGACTCTTTAACTTCCCCGTTGATAAATGTGCCGACATAATCGTGGACACGGTGAGAAAAAACAttgaaaacagaaacagagtTTATCCACGCAATATTGCCCTTGTGAATAATGACGAGCGTACTGTTAAAGAAATGGAAAGAGCATGCCGTCAAGCATTTGGCCGCACAAATGCACCAGTCAGCCAAGCGGTCCGGAGTAAAACCAATACGAGCGGAGCCAAAACGTCCCAAACCTCCCTGACTGTTCATATCGGGAATGTCCATCTGACCCTCAGGCAGGGTAACATTCAGGAACAGGTG AACGACGTCATTGTGAACACAACAGGAGATAATCTTTGTCTATCAAATGGAGAAGTTTCCAAAGCCATCCTGAAGAAGGCTGGGAGCAAAATGCAACAAGAAAttgacataaagtataaaatagcaAAGAAATCCCTTCCCCTTGTGTTGAAGACAAACTCCTATGGTCTTGGATGTAAAGAGGTCTATCACACTTTGGTTCCTGTAAAAGGTGGGGACTGGGCTGGAAAG ATCCTTTACAATGCTATACAAGAATGCTTAAAAATGGCAAACGCTGAGAAACACAAGTCAATTGCCTTTCCGGCTATCGGCACTGGCCATCTGGGCTTCACTAAACAAGAGGTGGCCCACATTATGACAAAGGCAGTGGAAGACAGTGCCAAGAAGATGCAAACAAAGATGGAGGTTTACTTTGTCATATATCCTCCTGAAAATGACACATTCATG GCCTTTGAAGCCAAAATAAGAGGGCTTCAGGGACAGAGCTCTCCCGGCTCTGATACTGGGCTATCACGGG GATTTGATGAGCAGAATACATCTGCAGAACCAGAAGTCAGGATGAGCAGTGCTTCGATGGAAGCAAACGAGGAGGCCAGGAGTTGGCTAGAGGAACTCCTCCGTTGCTCCGGCACAGCAACGGTCAACAATAACTTCATCCAGTACCTCGGCGTGGAGGAGCTCCACCAGCTGAACAGCGGCGCTTCACCGGCCACTTGGATTGAGGAGTTCTTCGAGATGGGCTGTGCCAAAATAAAAGTCCAGGCGGAGTCGCCGAAAGATGTCATTGTCCATGTGTTGAAGGCAGAGACCATGCTCTGTGACGTCCAGAAGGAGTTTGCGAGAGGGGTCAAGGCCCACATGCCCATGCCGCCAACTAGAGGAAGTATGTCTGATGCAGCGTCGATTGACCAAGGGGACAGAGTGCATCAATTCAAAGAACAGGGGCTATCCATTCAGAGG ATCTTGCCAGTTGTTAACGCTGCTCTCATGGAGGTCTTTGAGCTTAAGAAAAAACAGCTGGGCTCATCGTCTCCCCCTCGGAGAATGTACCATCGCATACCTGCACAGTTTTGTTCCAGGCTCCAGGACATCGGATTTCAGAGGGAATACGCACCACCTTCTG CTCCCAAGTACGGAGAGGGCATCTATTTTTCCGGCAGCGTGAGGGGTGCAGTGGACCTGTGGAGAGAGCAGAGCCATCAGGATGTGTATCAGTACTACGTTGAAGCCAAGGTGCTGACAGGAAAGTCCACCCCGGGTAAACGTGACCTTATCATGCCTCCTCCTGTTGGTGACGATCCACTCGTTCGCTTCGACAGTTTATCGGGGGGAACCGATATCTCTGTGATTTTTAACGGTCACCAAGCCCTGCCAGAGTGCATCATCATCTGCAAAAGTTATGACGTCGTTTGa
- the parp9 gene encoding protein mono-ADP-ribosyltransferase PARP9 isoform X2, giving the protein MTNQLKMPLDGNGINILRQCGPAIKEVLKYKYDCSIDVLGMDSAMGQDFAQSRNQPVATEKRFSFLLNGREVSVWKADLTSFDTEAIVNAANENLQHYGGLALALCEAGGPDIQSDSDKYIKRNGALKTGDAVIGNPGCLPCQKIIHAVGPRLSPGPNSYEVQQAEPDLRKTVNTILARAEENKFKSVAIPALSSGLFNFPVDKCADIIVDTVRKNIENRNRVYPRNIALVNNDERTVKEMERACRQAFGRTNAPVSQAVRSKTNTSGAKTSQTSLTVHIGNVHLTLRQGNIQEQVNDVIVNTTGDNLCLSNGEVSKAILKKAGSKMQQEIDIKYKIAKKSLPLVLKTNSYGLGCKEVYHTLVPVKGGDWAGKILYNAIQECLKMANAEKHKSIAFPAIGTGHLGFTKQEVAHIMTKAVEDSAKKMQTKMEVYFVIYPPENDTFMAFEAKIRGLQGQSSPGSDTGLSRGFDEQNTSAEPEVRMSSASMEANEEARSWLEELLRCSGTATVNNNFIQYLGVEELHQLNSGASPATWIEEFFEMGCAKIKVQAESPKDVIVHVLKAETMLCDVQKEFARGVKAHMPMPPTRGSMSDAASIDQGDRVHQFKEQGLSIQRILPVVNAALMEVFELKKKQLGSSSPPRRMYHRIPAQFCSRLQDIGFQREYAPPSAPKYGEGIYFSGSVRGAVDLWREQSHQDVYQYYVEAKVLTGKSTPGKRDLIMPPPVGDDPLVRFDSLSGGTDISVIFNGHQALPECIIICKSYDVV; this is encoded by the exons ATGACAAACCAACTGAAAATGCCTCTTGATGGGAATGGGATCAACATTCTGAGACAATGCGGTCCTGCCATAAAAGAAGTcctaaaatacaaatatgactGCAGCATAGATGTCCTTGGTATGGACTCTGCTATGGGCCAAGACTTTGCACAGTCCAGAAATCAACCTGTGGCTACAGAGAAAAGATTTTCCTTCCTGCTCAATGGGAGAGAGGTGTCTGTGTGGAAGGCTGACCTCACCAGTTTCGACACAGAGGCTATCGTCAATGCTGCCAATGAGAATCTGCAACATTATGGTGGTCTTGCTCTGGCACTCTGTGAGGCGGGCGGCCCTGACATACAGAGTGACAGTGACAAATATATAAAGAGGAATGGTGCTTTGAAAACAGGAGATGCAGTTATAGGTAATCCAGGGTGTCTCCCATGCCAGAAGATAATTCATGCTGTCGGCCCACGTCTATCACCTGGTCCTAATAGCTATGAAGTTCAACAGGCTGAACCGGATTTGAGGAAAACAGTAAATACCATCCTTGCTAGGGCCGAAGAGAACAAGTTCAAGTCTGTGGCCATTCCTGCTTTGAGTTCTGGACTCTTTAACTTCCCCGTTGATAAATGTGCCGACATAATCGTGGACACGGTGAGAAAAAACAttgaaaacagaaacagagtTTATCCACGCAATATTGCCCTTGTGAATAATGACGAGCGTACTGTTAAAGAAATGGAAAGAGCATGCCGTCAAGCATTTGGCCGCACAAATGCACCAGTCAGCCAAGCGGTCCGGAGTAAAACCAATACGAGCGGAGCCAAAACGTCCCAAACCTCCCTGACTGTTCATATCGGGAATGTCCATCTGACCCTCAGGCAGGGTAACATTCAGGAACAGGTG AACGACGTCATTGTGAACACAACAGGAGATAATCTTTGTCTATCAAATGGAGAAGTTTCCAAAGCCATCCTGAAGAAGGCTGGGAGCAAAATGCAACAAGAAAttgacataaagtataaaatagcaAAGAAATCCCTTCCCCTTGTGTTGAAGACAAACTCCTATGGTCTTGGATGTAAAGAGGTCTATCACACTTTGGTTCCTGTAAAAGGTGGGGACTGGGCTGGAAAG ATCCTTTACAATGCTATACAAGAATGCTTAAAAATGGCAAACGCTGAGAAACACAAGTCAATTGCCTTTCCGGCTATCGGCACTGGCCATCTGGGCTTCACTAAACAAGAGGTGGCCCACATTATGACAAAGGCAGTGGAAGACAGTGCCAAGAAGATGCAAACAAAGATGGAGGTTTACTTTGTCATATATCCTCCTGAAAATGACACATTCATG GCCTTTGAAGCCAAAATAAGAGGGCTTCAGGGACAGAGCTCTCCCGGCTCTGATACTGGGCTATCACGGG GATTTGATGAGCAGAATACATCTGCAGAACCAGAAGTCAGGATGAGCAGTGCTTCGATGGAAGCAAACGAGGAGGCCAGGAGTTGGCTAGAGGAACTCCTCCGTTGCTCCGGCACAGCAACGGTCAACAATAACTTCATCCAGTACCTCGGCGTGGAGGAGCTCCACCAGCTGAACAGCGGCGCTTCACCGGCCACTTGGATTGAGGAGTTCTTCGAGATGGGCTGTGCCAAAATAAAAGTCCAGGCGGAGTCGCCGAAAGATGTCATTGTCCATGTGTTGAAGGCAGAGACCATGCTCTGTGACGTCCAGAAGGAGTTTGCGAGAGGGGTCAAGGCCCACATGCCCATGCCGCCAACTAGAGGAAGTATGTCTGATGCAGCGTCGATTGACCAAGGGGACAGAGTGCATCAATTCAAAGAACAGGGGCTATCCATTCAGAGG ATCTTGCCAGTTGTTAACGCTGCTCTCATGGAGGTCTTTGAGCTTAAGAAAAAACAGCTGGGCTCATCGTCTCCCCCTCGGAGAATGTACCATCGCATACCTGCACAGTTTTGTTCCAGGCTCCAGGACATCGGATTTCAGAGGGAATACGCACCACCTTCTG CTCCCAAGTACGGAGAGGGCATCTATTTTTCCGGCAGCGTGAGGGGTGCAGTGGACCTGTGGAGAGAGCAGAGCCATCAGGATGTGTATCAGTACTACGTTGAAGCCAAGGTGCTGACAGGAAAGTCCACCCCGGGTAAACGTGACCTTATCATGCCTCCTCCTGTTGGTGACGATCCACTCGTTCGCTTCGACAGTTTATCGGGGGGAACCGATATCTCTGTGATTTTTAACGGTCACCAAGCCCTGCCAGAGTGCATCATCATCTGCAAAAGTTATGACGTCGTTTGa